The following are encoded together in the Rhizobium tumorigenes genome:
- a CDS encoding fumarylacetoacetate hydrolase family protein: MAGDIGMFEAGSFIGRIWDAAKDGPSVVVIRDGTVYDVTSRDIPTVSALLEMDDPVAFLSTQAGEAVGSLAALFSADANSPHTLLAPIDLQAVKACGVTFARSMLERVIEERAAGNPDLANSIRGRITSIIGDSLRNLKAGSPEAAKVKLALIEDGVWSQYLEVGIGPDAEVFSKAQVLSSVGHGADVGLHPISKWNNPEPEIVLVVDSQGRVKGATLGNDVNLRDVEGRSALLLGKAKDNNASCSIGPFVRLFDDTYSIDDVRNADLDLTIEGEDGYVLHGKSSMKEISRDPLDLVSQTIGRHHQYPDGMVLFMGTLFAPVEDRDVPGQGFTHKIGDVVTISNDKLGALRNRVMLSTDCPPWTSGITKLMRNLASRGLL, encoded by the coding sequence ATGGCAGGCGATATCGGCATGTTCGAAGCGGGAAGCTTCATCGGGCGTATCTGGGATGCGGCCAAGGACGGTCCATCCGTTGTCGTTATCCGCGACGGCACTGTCTATGACGTCACGTCACGAGATATTCCGACCGTCTCTGCCCTTCTTGAAATGGACGATCCCGTCGCTTTTCTAAGCACGCAGGCAGGTGAAGCTGTCGGTAGCCTCGCGGCGCTGTTTTCGGCCGACGCCAATTCGCCCCACACATTGCTGGCGCCGATCGACCTGCAGGCCGTCAAAGCCTGTGGCGTAACGTTTGCCCGCTCGATGCTGGAGAGGGTGATCGAGGAGCGCGCTGCCGGTAATCCGGATCTGGCGAACAGCATTCGCGGCCGCATCACCTCCATAATCGGCGACAGCCTTCGCAATCTGAAGGCGGGATCGCCGGAGGCCGCAAAGGTCAAGTTGGCGCTGATCGAGGATGGCGTCTGGTCGCAATATCTGGAAGTCGGCATCGGTCCTGATGCCGAGGTCTTTTCCAAGGCGCAGGTGCTTTCCTCCGTCGGTCACGGTGCCGATGTCGGCTTGCACCCCATTTCCAAATGGAACAACCCAGAGCCGGAAATCGTGCTGGTCGTCGATAGCCAGGGGCGCGTCAAGGGCGCAACGCTCGGCAACGACGTCAACCTGCGCGACGTCGAGGGCCGCTCTGCCCTGCTGCTCGGCAAGGCCAAGGATAACAATGCTTCCTGCTCGATCGGGCCGTTCGTCCGCCTGTTCGACGATACCTACTCCATCGACGACGTCCGCAACGCCGACCTCGATCTCACAATCGAGGGAGAGGACGGCTACGTGCTGCACGGCAAGAGTTCGATGAAGGAGATCAGCCGTGATCCGCTCGATCTCGTCTCCCAAACAATCGGGCGGCATCATCAGTATCCCGACGGAATGGTGCTGTTCATGGGGACGCTTTTCGCGCCGGTCGAGGACCGAGACGTGCCGGGGCAGGGCTTTACGCACAAGATCGGCGATGTCGTCACGATTTCGAACGACAAGCTGGGCGCACTTCGCAACCGCGTCATGCTGTCGACCGATTGCCCGCCCTGGACCTCGGGCATTACAAAGCTCATGCGCAATCTGGCTTCGAGGGGCCTGCTCTAG
- a CDS encoding glycosyl hydrolase family 8, translated as MTLRQVAACIIGALFLFVCDNPAGAQEPMIQTQSWQAYKAKFLDPSGRIVDDGNSGISHSEGQGYGLLLAYLSESPADFEQIWYFTRTELLIRDDGLAAWSWSPDKTPHVNDINDATDGDLLIAYALARAGAAWSRADYTQAATKIAATLLDKAVVESGGRTLLLPGVSGFAAADRADGPVINPSYWIFEAFPLMNALVPSPKWQQLFDDGHVLISQMQFGKEKLPADWVSLKRQAKPAEGFVPEFGYNSIRIPLYLMRGGIDDKDMLGRLQSGMSAADGSIRLIDLNNDSVKATLDDPGYQIINHIMACMLVGTKLPASAKSFVPTLYFPSTLHLLGLAFVAEKHPECL; from the coding sequence ATGACTTTGCGGCAGGTTGCCGCCTGCATCATCGGAGCCCTGTTCCTCTTTGTCTGCGACAACCCGGCCGGAGCACAGGAGCCGATGATACAAACGCAGTCCTGGCAGGCGTACAAGGCGAAGTTTCTCGATCCCTCCGGTCGCATCGTGGACGATGGAAACAGTGGGATCAGCCACAGCGAGGGACAGGGCTACGGACTGCTGCTCGCCTACCTTTCGGAAAGCCCCGCCGATTTCGAGCAGATATGGTATTTCACGCGCACCGAGCTGCTGATCCGCGATGACGGCCTTGCCGCCTGGAGCTGGAGCCCAGACAAGACCCCGCATGTCAACGACATTAACGATGCGACCGATGGCGACCTCCTGATTGCCTATGCCCTGGCGCGCGCCGGTGCAGCTTGGAGCCGGGCAGACTATACGCAGGCTGCAACGAAGATTGCGGCGACGCTGCTCGACAAGGCGGTCGTTGAAAGCGGCGGCCGGACATTGCTGCTGCCCGGCGTTTCCGGCTTTGCGGCGGCCGACCGTGCCGATGGGCCGGTGATCAATCCGTCCTACTGGATCTTCGAGGCCTTTCCGTTGATGAATGCGCTGGTGCCATCACCGAAGTGGCAGCAGCTTTTCGATGATGGCCACGTCCTGATTTCGCAGATGCAATTCGGAAAAGAAAAACTGCCGGCAGATTGGGTCAGCCTGAAGAGGCAGGCAAAGCCCGCTGAAGGCTTCGTGCCGGAGTTCGGCTATAATTCAATCCGGATTCCCCTTTACCTGATGCGCGGCGGCATCGACGACAAGGATATGCTGGGCCGGCTGCAGTCCGGAATGAGCGCTGCCGACGGCTCTATCCGGCTCATCGACCTCAACAACGACAGCGTCAAGGCGACGCTGGACGACCCCGGTTATCAGATTATTAACCATATTATGGCCTGTATGCTTGTGGGGACGAAACTCCCAGCGTCGGCCAAATCATTTGTTCCGACTTTGTATTTCCCGTCCACGCTCCACCTGCTGGGGCTTGCCTTTGTTGCGGAAAAGCATCCGGAGTGCCTATGA
- the bcsA gene encoding UDP-forming cellulose synthase catalytic subunit, whose product MRKAASILIWMIVAVCVITLITLPISLQTQLIVSVTVVIIMALIKLFKGEGKWRLVALAFGSSIILRYVFWRTTSTLPPINQPENFIPGFLVYLAEMYSVMMGALSLFVVAMPLPPRPSRAATEGKFPHVDVFVPTYNEDAALLGNTLAAAKAMDYPPEKVTVWLLDDGSTLQKRNANNILDAQAASLRHIQLQELCEQLSVRYMTRDRNEHAKAGNLNNGMQHSTGELIAVFDADHAPARDFLLETVGYFDDDPKLFLCQTPHFFLNPDPIERNLQTFDHMPSENEMFYGIIQRGLDKWNASFFCGSAAVLRRKALAETNGFSGVSITEDCETAIELHSRGWNSIYVDKPLIAGLQPATFASFIGQRSRWAQGMMQILRFRFPLFKRGLSLPQRLCYMSSTLFWLFPFPRTMFLFAPLFYLFFNLEIFTSSGGEFLAYSLAYMVVNMMMQNYLYGSFRWPWISELYEYVQTVHLLPAVISVILNPRKPTFKVTAKDESIAVARLSEISRPFFVIFGVLLVAFGMAIYRLYAEPYKADVTLVVAGWTLLNLIMAGCALGVVSERGERSSSRRVRVNRRCEFGVDGRWYPASIEDVSVHGARLHVFSKTFDPLGVDTRATIKFRPYSGAQEETLIVTVRNTQPSGEITAIGCLYNPQSALDHRLIADLIFANSDQWTQFQLSRRRNPGLIRGTIWFLGVSAYQTSRGLVYFFRSFRGKPEEQIQPVKAGAQ is encoded by the coding sequence ATGCGCAAAGCCGCCAGTATCCTGATCTGGATGATCGTCGCGGTATGCGTAATTACCCTCATTACCCTGCCGATCAGCCTCCAGACGCAATTGATCGTCAGCGTCACGGTGGTCATCATCATGGCGCTGATCAAGCTGTTCAAGGGCGAGGGAAAGTGGCGCCTCGTAGCGCTCGCCTTCGGAAGCTCGATCATCCTGCGCTACGTCTTCTGGCGAACCACCAGCACCTTGCCGCCAATCAACCAGCCTGAAAACTTCATTCCGGGCTTCCTCGTCTATCTCGCGGAAATGTACAGCGTGATGATGGGGGCTCTCAGCCTGTTTGTCGTTGCCATGCCGCTGCCGCCACGACCGTCTCGTGCCGCCACCGAAGGCAAGTTTCCGCATGTCGATGTCTTCGTGCCGACCTATAACGAGGATGCGGCGCTTCTCGGCAATACGCTGGCGGCGGCCAAGGCCATGGACTATCCGCCCGAAAAGGTCACCGTCTGGCTGCTCGACGACGGCAGCACCTTGCAGAAGCGCAATGCCAACAACATCCTCGATGCGCAGGCAGCCTCGCTCCGCCACATCCAGTTGCAGGAATTGTGCGAACAACTCAGCGTCCGTTATATGACCCGCGATCGCAACGAGCATGCCAAAGCCGGCAATCTCAACAACGGCATGCAGCACTCAACCGGCGAGCTCATCGCCGTTTTCGATGCCGACCACGCGCCGGCGCGTGACTTCCTGCTCGAAACCGTTGGCTACTTCGACGACGATCCGAAGCTCTTCCTGTGCCAGACACCGCATTTCTTTCTCAATCCTGACCCGATCGAGCGCAATCTGCAGACGTTCGACCATATGCCCAGCGAGAACGAGATGTTCTACGGCATTATCCAGCGCGGTCTCGACAAGTGGAATGCCTCTTTCTTCTGCGGCTCAGCTGCCGTCCTTAGGCGCAAGGCTCTGGCTGAAACCAACGGGTTCAGCGGCGTGAGCATCACCGAGGACTGCGAGACGGCGATCGAGTTGCACTCCCGAGGCTGGAACAGCATCTATGTCGACAAGCCGCTGATCGCGGGGCTCCAGCCGGCGACCTTTGCCAGCTTCATCGGCCAGCGCAGCCGCTGGGCGCAGGGCATGATGCAGATCCTCCGCTTCCGCTTCCCGCTCTTCAAGCGCGGGCTCTCCCTGCCGCAGCGGCTTTGCTACATGTCGTCGACGCTGTTCTGGCTCTTCCCGTTCCCAAGGACGATGTTCCTGTTCGCGCCACTGTTCTACCTGTTCTTCAATCTCGAGATCTTCACTTCGTCGGGCGGCGAGTTCCTGGCCTATTCGCTGGCCTACATGGTCGTGAACATGATGATGCAGAACTATCTCTACGGATCTTTCCGCTGGCCGTGGATTTCCGAGCTTTATGAATATGTGCAGACAGTGCATCTGCTGCCGGCGGTTATCTCGGTCATCCTCAACCCGCGCAAGCCGACATTCAAGGTGACAGCCAAGGACGAATCCATTGCCGTCGCGCGCCTTTCCGAAATCAGCCGACCGTTCTTCGTCATCTTCGGGGTTCTGCTGGTAGCTTTCGGAATGGCGATCTACCGCCTTTACGCCGAGCCCTACAAGGCAGACGTGACGCTGGTCGTTGCCGGCTGGACCTTGCTCAACCTGATCATGGCCGGCTGCGCTCTCGGCGTCGTCTCCGAGCGCGGCGAGCGGTCTTCGTCGCGGCGGGTGCGTGTCAACCGACGGTGCGAATTCGGCGTCGACGGGCGCTGGTATCCGGCTTCTATCGAGGACGTATCCGTCCATGGTGCGAGGCTGCACGTTTTCAGCAAGACCTTCGATCCGCTGGGAGTGGACACCCGCGCGACGATCAAGTTCAGGCCCTACAGCGGCGCCCAGGAAGAGACACTGATCGTGACTGTGCGCAACACCCAGCCCAGCGGCGAAATCACCGCGATCGGCTGCCTTTACAATCCGCAAAGCGCGCTGGATCACCGCTTGATCGCGGACCTGATCTTTGCAAACTCCGACCAGTGGACGCAATTCCAGCTGTCCCGTCGCCGCAATCCCGGGCTGATCAGGGGAACGATCTGGTTTCTCGGTGTATCGGCGTACCAAACGAGCCGCGGGCTTGTGTATTTCTTCCGCAGTTTCAGGGGCAAGCCCGAGGAGCAGATCCAGCCGGTAAAGGCGGGCGCGCAATGA
- a CDS encoding Crp/Fnr family transcriptional regulator, which yields MLLRDEVEMLRRVPIFARIAPAKLKLLAFTSDRVSYRAGQILFHQGDLGDAAYVVLAGTADILVDTPTGEIKVADVDVNSIVGEIAILCDVSRTATVKATSNVEALRISKEHFLKLLSDFPEMAVDIMRVLADRLNHTTAELTAARSQPALQPAPTH from the coding sequence ATGCTGTTAAGAGATGAAGTCGAAATGTTGCGGCGAGTGCCGATTTTCGCACGCATTGCGCCGGCGAAGCTGAAACTGCTCGCCTTCACCTCCGATCGCGTCAGCTACCGTGCTGGCCAGATACTTTTCCACCAGGGCGATCTCGGCGACGCTGCCTATGTCGTGCTGGCAGGAACCGCCGATATCCTGGTCGATACGCCGACCGGTGAGATCAAGGTGGCCGATGTCGACGTCAACTCGATTGTCGGAGAAATCGCCATACTCTGCGACGTCTCCCGTACTGCGACCGTAAAGGCCACCTCGAATGTCGAGGCACTGCGGATCAGCAAAGAGCACTTCCTCAAGCTGCTCTCCGACTTCCCCGAAATGGCCGTGGATATCATGAGAGTGCTGGCCGACCGCCTCAACCACACCACCGCAGAACTGACCGCAGCGCGCAGCCAGCCGGCATTGCAACCGGCACCGACCCACTAG
- a CDS encoding cellulose biosynthesis cyclic di-GMP-binding regulatory protein BcsB, translating into MKPGRIAVAAALATTWLAPFAIAQTTPFDMSPERPKGAAPASPSVQPAPAPAPATQPPIPPFTPVPATAKPPATPVAPAPPKSAGATPAGKPVTTERFRRFLVPASDLGLNGEIDKKTWSIYLTPAQAAASVKLNLAYQNAIVVAPEASQLTVLINSRSVGSTPIRSAEKPEELSFDVPAGLLQAGSNLVSFETQQRHRTDCSISSTYELWTDIDPSRTYLSFGGTDAARLVSTDGVRAVGVDEKGATEFDFVVPGLSQPGTTKPLMRLAQGLSVLSGMPNQSFNFQTAGLPALAPGKLTVLVGTASELQPLFPALPQAAQLAPMAAFVNDPRSGGPVLLVTGPSWQSMDTAIDSLVTSTDRAVDNRRDVLATQRWQAPDVPLIFSNTVLPFSQLGVATTQFTGRRFRTDFGIGVPADFYANAYGEATILLDAAYSPDVLPGSHIDVFVNGSVASTVPITNKGGGIFRHLPIRVTLRHFKPGLNHIAVEAALLTSTDAACAPGSNSSATPHFALFDTSEFRMPDFARVGQRPNLAATGGTGYPYGLIENVLPVYLDRVDADTLSASATFLARLALMAGRPIPIEVATSPAGIGDRNALFIGPISQIPPTALTQLNIAPASQVSWRPNTAGKPADVDTGATFEQWRSMVSGGSWTGQISAFEDWMRRNFDISFSSLRFAPSAEATFMPSNAATIMVAQGASPDGNGTWTIVTSPTASDLRSGLMALSAEDTWPELSGRVTTYAAATKKIETVPVARFAFVPTQDFSFSNYRLVAANWLSTNILSYALLFAALTMLMGLATAALLSNLGRRR; encoded by the coding sequence ATGAAGCCGGGTCGTATCGCGGTTGCGGCCGCCCTCGCCACAACATGGCTAGCACCGTTTGCAATTGCGCAGACGACGCCCTTCGACATGTCGCCCGAGCGTCCGAAGGGTGCAGCGCCCGCAAGCCCATCGGTTCAGCCTGCCCCGGCACCAGCGCCGGCTACGCAGCCTCCAATACCGCCCTTTACACCGGTGCCGGCCACCGCAAAGCCACCAGCCACACCAGTCGCCCCGGCTCCGCCAAAGAGTGCAGGTGCTACTCCGGCGGGCAAACCTGTCACGACAGAGCGCTTCCGGCGCTTTCTCGTCCCGGCCTCAGATCTTGGCCTGAACGGCGAAATCGACAAGAAGACATGGTCGATCTACCTGACGCCGGCGCAAGCGGCTGCCTCGGTCAAGCTCAACCTCGCCTATCAAAACGCCATCGTCGTCGCGCCCGAGGCGTCTCAACTGACTGTGCTGATCAACAGCCGTTCGGTCGGATCGACTCCCATACGCTCTGCCGAAAAGCCGGAAGAGCTCAGCTTCGACGTACCGGCCGGGTTGTTGCAGGCAGGCTCCAACCTGGTGAGTTTCGAGACACAGCAACGCCACCGGACCGACTGCAGCATCTCCTCGACCTATGAACTCTGGACCGATATCGACCCGAGCCGCACTTATCTCAGCTTTGGCGGCACGGACGCCGCGCGGCTGGTGAGTACCGATGGTGTCAGGGCAGTGGGCGTCGACGAAAAGGGTGCGACTGAATTCGACTTCGTCGTGCCGGGGCTTTCCCAGCCTGGCACCACGAAGCCGCTCATGCGACTGGCGCAGGGCCTTTCGGTGCTGAGCGGCATGCCCAACCAGTCCTTCAACTTCCAGACTGCCGGCCTGCCGGCTTTGGCGCCGGGCAAGCTCACGGTCCTGGTCGGGACGGCAAGCGAACTGCAGCCCCTCTTTCCAGCTCTGCCACAGGCAGCGCAACTGGCGCCAATGGCGGCTTTCGTCAACGATCCCCGCAGCGGTGGGCCGGTTTTGCTGGTCACGGGTCCTTCGTGGCAGTCGATGGATACCGCCATCGACAGCCTGGTAACATCCACGGACCGGGCTGTGGACAACCGCCGCGACGTGCTAGCGACGCAACGATGGCAGGCACCCGACGTACCGCTGATTTTCAGCAATACAGTCCTGCCGTTCTCGCAGCTTGGCGTCGCGACGACACAATTTACCGGGCGTCGATTCCGGACAGACTTTGGGATTGGCGTGCCGGCCGATTTCTATGCCAACGCCTATGGCGAGGCGACAATACTGCTTGACGCGGCCTATTCGCCGGACGTCCTGCCCGGCAGCCATATCGACGTATTCGTCAACGGAAGCGTTGCTTCGACCGTGCCGATCACCAACAAGGGCGGTGGCATTTTCCGGCACCTGCCGATCCGTGTGACTCTCCGGCACTTCAAGCCCGGGTTGAACCACATTGCCGTCGAGGCAGCGCTCCTGACCAGCACCGACGCCGCCTGCGCTCCGGGCTCGAATTCGTCGGCAACGCCACATTTCGCGCTGTTCGATACATCCGAATTCCGCATGCCGGACTTCGCCCGCGTCGGCCAGCGTCCCAATCTCGCGGCAACCGGCGGCACTGGCTACCCCTACGGCCTGATCGAGAACGTCCTGCCGGTCTATCTCGACCGGGTGGACGCCGATACGCTCTCTGCATCGGCGACCTTCCTCGCGAGACTGGCCTTGATGGCTGGTCGTCCCATTCCCATCGAGGTCGCAACATCGCCCGCCGGGATCGGCGATCGCAACGCGCTGTTCATCGGCCCCATTTCGCAGATACCACCGACAGCACTCACGCAATTGAATATTGCGCCGGCAAGCCAGGTCAGCTGGAGACCGAATACGGCTGGAAAGCCGGCAGATGTGGATACTGGCGCAACATTCGAGCAGTGGCGGTCCATGGTCAGTGGCGGCAGCTGGACCGGGCAGATCTCCGCGTTCGAGGACTGGATGAGGCGGAATTTTGACATATCCTTCAGCTCCCTGCGGTTTGCACCGAGTGCCGAGGCAACGTTCATGCCGAGCAATGCTGCAACTATCATGGTCGCGCAAGGTGCCAGCCCGGACGGCAACGGGACCTGGACCATCGTCACGTCGCCGACGGCCAGCGACCTGAGGTCCGGCCTGATGGCTCTGTCCGCAGAGGACACGTGGCCGGAGCTTTCCGGTCGCGTCACGACTTATGCGGCAGCAACCAAGAAGATCGAGACAGTGCCGGTGGCGCGGTTTGCCTTCGTGCCGACGCAGGATTTCTCCTTCTCCAACTACCGGCTCGTGGCCGCTAACTGGCTGTCGACCAACATCCTCTCCTACGCCTTGCTCTTTGCAGCCCTGACGATGCTGATGGGGCTCGCCACTGCCGCGCTTCTATCCAATCTTGGACGGCGCCGATGA
- the bcsN gene encoding cellulose biosynthesis protein BcsN, with product MTKSVYGALWLTAALAMSGCASRDGIRVPGPAETVTSDKAFALPPPGGPSIVNVVQHSYNNAVQQDIYLFTSAATSGQNDLQVTFFGPVGLDYDNRKGLGYASIRDSTVDRDMRRALPGVAMVRSGIYVQNNYGPFGYATGKSAQGDTCLYAWQQVRSSDNARGAFQNRGTVQVRLRLCDTHAPAEQLLRVMYGYTITGTFPAPGWNPYDSAPPVDPTLGRTGNPIYPVVSPTSAGQLPAAFQLPAASPGIAPQSPRRVELRAAPRPVAQQQAPAPAPRGPVVPSPIGHDKSSTTAAPAVIVPAPN from the coding sequence ATGACAAAAAGTGTCTATGGCGCGTTGTGGCTCACGGCGGCGCTGGCTATGTCCGGCTGCGCGTCAAGGGATGGTATCCGGGTTCCCGGTCCCGCGGAGACGGTGACGAGCGACAAGGCGTTTGCGCTGCCACCTCCGGGTGGTCCGTCGATCGTCAACGTCGTGCAGCACTCCTACAACAACGCCGTCCAGCAGGACATCTACCTGTTTACCTCGGCCGCAACCTCGGGACAGAACGACCTGCAGGTGACGTTCTTCGGGCCGGTTGGTCTCGACTACGACAATCGCAAGGGGCTGGGCTATGCCTCGATCCGCGACAGCACGGTCGACAGGGACATGCGTCGTGCATTGCCTGGCGTGGCGATGGTTCGGTCCGGTATTTACGTCCAGAACAACTACGGACCGTTCGGCTATGCCACGGGCAAAAGTGCGCAGGGAGACACCTGCCTCTATGCCTGGCAGCAGGTGCGCTCCAGCGACAATGCTCGTGGTGCTTTCCAGAATCGCGGCACCGTGCAGGTCCGGCTGCGACTTTGCGACACCCATGCACCCGCCGAACAACTGCTTCGTGTCATGTATGGCTACACCATCACAGGCACTTTCCCGGCGCCCGGCTGGAACCCGTATGACAGCGCTCCGCCGGTCGATCCGACGCTTGGCCGCACCGGCAATCCGATCTACCCGGTGGTATCGCCTACGAGCGCCGGCCAGTTACCGGCCGCTTTCCAATTGCCGGCGGCATCACCTGGCATCGCACCGCAAAGCCCGCGTAGGGTAGAGCTGCGCGCAGCACCGCGTCCTGTCGCGCAACAGCAGGCACCCGCGCCGGCGCCCAGGGGGCCGGTCGTTCCGTCGCCGATCGGCCACGACAAAAGCAGCACGACAGCGGCTCCGGCGGTCATTGTGCCTGCCCCTAACTAA
- the treY gene encoding malto-oligosyltrehalose synthase produces the protein MTLPNSTYRIQFRDGMTFDHARKMVPYLRQLGISHLYASPIFTATKGSTHGYDVTDTNEIDPAIGGREGFDKLSKALREADIGLLVDIVPNHMAASLENSWWRSVVEWGEESPFSQHFDIDWRRKLTLPILGKPLQDALEAGELKLTVDSDAGTLTVAYYEQRLPLSPSTYAAVLSRLDLPVVAAMCTLASAADPQRETEFRQSMRDMVSGETADINKALEQKFSDPASLQAVLDEQPWRLIYWKDAPRELSYRRFFEVTGLVGLRVEDPAVFDDAHRLTLELVRSGAVDGLRLDHIDGLADPAGYLERLRSAVGEDTYIVVEKILAEGETLPEAWPISGTTGYEFITTLPDVLVNTSGMKAITETYREIADGEPEFAEGALAVKAMLARKNFAVETNNLLQLLLSVGAINGDVPEQAALEQALVSVLVACPVYRTYGTDGALDAADGAMWSTIVETAGGSSEKPDHAALSFVDKVFQGNVAPEAKADALEFRRRFQQLTGPLTAKSIEDTMFYRYNRLIGLNEVGGEPAASEFGLQRFHHEMAKRMETQPAGLSATSTHDTKRGEDGRARLYALTEAPEAWLDGVERWRKINAATVASLQGGAAPEPRVEWMLYQALAGAWPADLALEAPAPADLPDRFIAYVEKALREAKQRTNWGEEDGAYEDAVKAFAANLLASDNAAFLQDFRKTLQPFVRAGLFNGLTQTLIKLAALGIPDVYQGAEQLDLSLVDPDNRRLPDYKRLGEDLAVPLQTRDEGALARGLFKQRLVQKGLALRNAEPTLFAKGDYQPLAVTGERADNAIAFLRSHENKMVVAIAPRLVYGLGEGEWPCGDYWGGSAIALPERAVGRVRNVMDGTVHETGQPLKLAALLATSPVALLVSE, from the coding sequence ATGACATTGCCCAACTCTACCTACCGCATCCAGTTTCGCGACGGCATGACTTTTGACCATGCCCGGAAAATGGTTCCTTACCTCCGCCAATTGGGCATCAGCCATCTCTACGCGTCCCCGATCTTCACCGCGACCAAGGGTTCCACCCACGGCTACGACGTCACCGACACCAACGAGATCGATCCCGCGATTGGCGGCCGCGAGGGGTTCGACAAGTTATCGAAGGCACTGCGGGAAGCCGACATTGGCCTGCTGGTCGACATCGTTCCGAACCATATGGCCGCCTCGCTGGAAAATTCGTGGTGGCGCAGCGTCGTCGAGTGGGGTGAGGAGAGCCCTTTCAGCCAGCATTTCGACATCGACTGGCGCCGTAAGCTGACGTTGCCAATCCTCGGCAAGCCGCTGCAGGACGCGCTGGAGGCAGGCGAACTGAAGCTGACGGTGGACTCGGATGCCGGCACGCTCACTGTTGCCTACTACGAGCAGCGGCTGCCGCTGTCGCCGAGCACCTATGCCGCCGTCCTATCGCGACTTGATCTCCCGGTCGTCGCCGCAATGTGCACTCTCGCGTCTGCTGCAGATCCACAGCGGGAGACGGAATTTCGCCAGAGCATGCGGGACATGGTATCGGGCGAGACGGCGGACATAAACAAGGCGCTCGAGCAAAAGTTCAGCGACCCGGCTTCGCTTCAGGCCGTGCTGGATGAGCAGCCCTGGCGGCTGATCTATTGGAAGGACGCACCGCGCGAGCTCAGCTATCGTCGCTTTTTCGAGGTGACTGGCCTTGTAGGCTTGCGCGTCGAAGACCCGGCTGTTTTCGACGATGCACATCGATTGACACTCGAACTGGTGCGCAGCGGTGCAGTCGATGGACTGCGGCTGGATCATATCGACGGGCTGGCAGATCCGGCCGGCTATCTCGAGCGTCTGCGAAGTGCCGTCGGTGAGGATACCTATATCGTCGTCGAGAAAATCCTCGCCGAAGGAGAGACGCTGCCAGAGGCGTGGCCGATCTCCGGAACCACAGGCTATGAATTTATCACCACCTTGCCCGACGTTCTGGTGAACACGTCCGGAATGAAGGCAATCACCGAGACCTATCGGGAAATTGCCGATGGTGAGCCGGAATTTGCCGAGGGCGCGCTGGCTGTCAAGGCGATGCTTGCCCGGAAAAACTTCGCTGTTGAAACCAACAATTTGCTGCAGCTGCTTCTGAGTGTCGGAGCTATCAATGGCGACGTGCCCGAGCAAGCGGCACTGGAACAGGCGCTGGTATCTGTGCTTGTCGCCTGCCCGGTGTATCGCACCTACGGGACGGATGGCGCCCTCGACGCGGCCGATGGCGCGATGTGGAGCACTATCGTCGAAACTGCGGGCGGCTCATCCGAAAAGCCGGACCACGCCGCGTTGTCCTTCGTCGACAAGGTATTTCAAGGCAATGTGGCACCGGAGGCCAAGGCGGATGCGCTCGAATTCCGACGACGCTTCCAGCAATTGACGGGGCCTTTGACGGCGAAGTCTATCGAAGACACTATGTTCTATCGATATAACCGTCTGATCGGCCTGAACGAGGTCGGCGGCGAACCTGCCGCCAGTGAATTCGGCCTCCAGCGCTTCCACCATGAGATGGCCAAGCGGATGGAGACGCAGCCGGCCGGCCTCTCCGCAACCTCGACACATGACACGAAACGCGGCGAGGACGGGCGGGCGAGGCTCTATGCGCTTACCGAAGCTCCGGAGGCATGGCTGGATGGCGTGGAGCGCTGGCGCAAGATCAATGCAGCCACCGTCGCTTCCCTGCAGGGTGGCGCCGCGCCGGAACCACGGGTCGAATGGATGCTCTACCAGGCGCTCGCCGGCGCCTGGCCGGCCGACCTCGCGCTCGAAGCGCCTGCTCCGGCCGACCTGCCCGACCGTTTCATTGCCTATGTCGAGAAAGCGCTGCGCGAGGCCAAGCAGCGCACCAACTGGGGCGAGGAGGATGGTGCCTACGAGGACGCCGTAAAGGCTTTCGCGGCTAACCTGCTTGCGAGCGACAATGCGGCTTTCCTGCAGGACTTCCGCAAGACACTGCAGCCGTTCGTGCGGGCGGGCCTATTTAACGGCCTGACACAGACGCTCATCAAGTTGGCAGCTCTAGGGATACCCGACGTTTACCAGGGCGCCGAGCAACTGGATCTCAGCCTCGTCGATCCCGACAATCGCCGCCTGCCAGACTATAAACGCCTGGGTGAGGACCTGGCCGTGCCTCTCCAGACACGCGATGAGGGCGCGCTTGCCCGGGGACTCTTCAAGCAGCGCCTCGTCCAGAAGGGCCTTGCGCTCCGCAACGCCGAGCCAACGCTGTTTGCCAAAGGCGATTATCAGCCATTGGCCGTCACCGGTGAACGCGCCGACAACGCCATTGCATTCCTGCGCAGCCACGAGAACAAAATGGTCGTCGCCATTGCTCCTCGGCTGGTTTACGGACTCGGCGAAGGCGAATGGCCGTGCGGCGATTACTGGGGAGGCAGTGCAATAGCCTTGCCCGAGCGCGCTGTCGGCAGAGTGCGAAATGTCATGGACGGTACGGTCCACGAGACAGGCCAGCCGCTGAAACTGGCAGCCCTGCTGGCCACTTCACCAGTGGCGCTGCTCGTCTCCGAATAG